Proteins encoded in a region of the Euleptes europaea isolate rEulEur1 chromosome 3, rEulEur1.hap1, whole genome shotgun sequence genome:
- the LOC130475460 gene encoding 40S ribosomal protein S27-like → MPLAKDLLHPSPEEKREHKKKCLVQSPYFMDVKCPGCYKITTVFSHAQTVVLCVSCSTVLWQPTGGKARLTEGCSFK, encoded by the coding sequence ATGCCTCTGGCAAAAGATCTCCTGCATCCCTCCCCCGAGGAGAAGAGGGAGCATAAGAAAAAGTGCTTGGTTCAGAGTCCTTACTTCATGGATGTGAAATGTCCAGGTTGCTACAAAATCACCACTGTGTTCAGTCATGCTCAGACAGTGGTTCTCTGTGTCAGCTGCTCAACTGTCCTGTGGCAGCCCACTGGAGGAAAGGCCAGGTTGACAGAAGGATGCTCCTTCAAATGA